A stretch of Malus sylvestris chromosome 11, drMalSylv7.2, whole genome shotgun sequence DNA encodes these proteins:
- the LOC126589502 gene encoding uncharacterized protein LOC126589502 → MVMERVKILTLTLFAASLLYLPKMEAQPLFPPVRPLCRSQFALANYACSILPFTPMPLPTPPSPPPPSPPNDDGQEEQHGHGHGHDHGHRHVHHRHRHHVHDSISAEDNCCRWLTQLDNQCVCELLAHLPNFLVRPAHVYSVVIGETCTVTYTCGTPVRIKI, encoded by the coding sequence ATGGTCATGGAGAGAGTCAAGATTCTTACTTTAACCTTGTTTGCAGCTTCCCTACTCTACCTGCCGAAGATGGAGGCGCAGCCTCTATTCCCACCTGTCCGCCCTCTCTGTAGATCACAGTTTGCCCTTGCTAACTATGCTTGCTCGATACTCCCCTTTACTCCGATGCCCCTGCCAACACCCCCCTCTCCTCCTCCCCCTTCTCCTCCCAATGATGATGGACAGGAAGAGCAACATGGCCATGGACACGGACATGATCACGGGCATAGACATGTCCATCATAGGCACAGGCATCATGTGCATGATTCCATATCTGCAGAAGATAATTGTTGTAGGTGGTTAACCCAGCTGGATAATCAATGTGTGTGTGAGCTGCTGGCTCACCTGCCTAACTTCCTCGTTAGGCCTGCTCATGTGTACTCTGTGGTTATCGGAGAAACTTGCACCGTTACCTACACGTGCGGAACCCCGGTCAGGATAAAGATatga